One window from the genome of Epinephelus moara isolate mb chromosome 21, YSFRI_EMoa_1.0, whole genome shotgun sequence encodes:
- the rgs5b gene encoding regulator of G-protein signaling 5b, with amino-acid sequence MCRALESLPITCLERAKELKALFGSLLQKSDHSITSQSKKHDKLRFNIEEPLKWKESFEKLLSSQNGLCLFRAFLVSEFSEENIAFYLACEDYRETKPSKQAAKAKKIYDEFIGSDAPREVNLDHVTKAITKENMEHLNNSCFNLAQAKIYTLMEKDCYPRFLKSSTYLELSRKAKTG; translated from the exons ATGTGCAGAGCACTCGAATCACTGCCTATCACATGCCTGGAGAG GGCAAAGGAGCTGAAGGCTTTGTTCGGAAGTTTACTTCAAAAGTCAGATCACAGCATCACAAGCCAgtcaaaaaaacatgacaaactgAG GTTTAATATCGAGGAGCCTCTGAAATGGAAAGAGTCATTTGAGAaactgttgtccagtcaaa ATGGACTGTGCCTGTTCAGAGCATTCCTGGTGTCCGAGTTCAGCGAGGAAAACATTGCCTTCTACCTGGCTTGCGAGGACTACCGGGAGACTAAACCGTCAAAGCAGGCCGCCAAAGCCAAGAAAATTTACGACGAGTTCATCGGCTCTGATGCACCACGAGAG GTAAATCTTGACCATGTGACCAAAGCCATCACAAAGGAGAACATGGAGCATCTCAACAACTCCTGTTTCAATCTGGCCCAAGCCAAAATCTACACCCTGATGGAGAAAGACTGCTACCCTCGCTTCCTCAAGTCCTCCACATACCTGGAGCTCAGCAGAAAGGCCAAGACAGGCTAA